In Streptomyces sp. NBC_00414, a single window of DNA contains:
- a CDS encoding LysR family transcriptional regulator yields MDHVDLNLIQALDALLTENSVTKAAERLHTSAPAMSRTLARLRRAFGDPLLVRAGRDLVPTPRALELRPEVHAVATRARALFTPSTTADPRTTVRTFDLQVDDMLSTTFVPSLIDDLRVQAPGISLRLRPEDLEDTPALREGLVDLEIGVVRPGDPEIRLETLLTETLIGVVRSEHPLARTKTVTPQQFAAADHIVVSRRGRAHGPIDERLAEHGLSRRVVAVVPGVATALFLARETDVVSLAPAHLGRPMLTALGLCTFPIPLVLPPLTVGMAWHPRNHHDRTHQLLRERIRHIMTTAAEPAPPSANRPVGPRQRPARR; encoded by the coding sequence ATGGACCATGTCGATCTGAACCTCATCCAGGCCCTGGACGCGCTGCTCACGGAGAACAGCGTGACGAAGGCCGCAGAGCGCCTGCACACCTCGGCGCCGGCGATGAGCCGCACCCTGGCCCGGTTGCGCCGCGCCTTCGGCGATCCGCTCCTGGTGCGGGCGGGACGCGACCTGGTACCCACCCCCCGGGCCCTGGAACTGCGCCCAGAGGTGCACGCGGTCGCCACCCGGGCGCGCGCCCTGTTCACACCGTCGACCACCGCCGACCCCCGCACCACGGTGCGTACGTTCGACCTGCAGGTCGACGACATGCTGTCGACGACCTTCGTCCCGTCCCTCATCGACGACCTACGGGTGCAAGCTCCCGGCATCTCCCTGCGGTTGCGGCCGGAGGACCTGGAGGACACCCCGGCCCTGCGCGAAGGGCTGGTGGACCTGGAGATCGGAGTCGTGCGTCCGGGGGATCCGGAGATCCGCCTGGAGACGCTCCTCACGGAGACGTTGATCGGCGTGGTGCGCTCGGAACACCCACTCGCCAGGACGAAAACCGTCACGCCACAGCAGTTCGCGGCCGCCGACCACATCGTCGTGTCGCGACGTGGCCGAGCCCACGGCCCGATCGACGAACGGCTCGCCGAACACGGGCTGTCCAGACGTGTGGTGGCCGTGGTCCCCGGCGTCGCGACCGCGCTCTTCCTGGCCCGCGAAACCGACGTCGTCAGCCTCGCCCCGGCCCACCTCGGACGGCCGATGCTCACCGCCCTCGGGCTGTGCACATTCCCGATCCCCCTGGTGCTGCCACCCCTGACCGTCGGCATGGCATGGCATCCGCGCAACCATCACGACCGCACGCACCAGCTTCTTCGCGAACGGATCCGCCACATCATGACCACCGCTGCGGAGCCGGCTCCGCCCTCTGCCAACCGGCCTGTGGGTCCGCGACAACGCCCAGCACGCCGATGA
- a CDS encoding PDR/VanB family oxidoreductase encodes MQRTILQTVEPVAEDTVSLLLRGAEGPLAPWEPGAHIDLTLPNWLTRQYSLCGDPADRNTYRVAVRHDRLSRGGSEYVHRFLDEGRTLDVSLPRNHFPLRSAPEYLFVAGGIGITPLVPMLTAAVDAGASATLVYVGRSVTAMPFADELRAAHGSRVRLHITGRHGRPDFTAEAAALGPRARVYCCGPASMLDAAAAAFPAQRLHTERFRPAAKEFAPNKPFDVHCARSGRTVQVSAQESVLDALLHAGFRIPSGCREGVCGSCEITLVGGEPEHRDDIGAPPGRMYCCVSRARSRDLTVDL; translated from the coding sequence ATACAACGAACCATTCTCCAAACGGTGGAGCCGGTGGCCGAGGACACCGTCTCGCTCCTCCTGCGCGGCGCGGAGGGCCCGCTGGCCCCCTGGGAACCGGGCGCGCACATCGATCTGACACTGCCCAACTGGCTGACCCGGCAATACTCGCTGTGCGGAGATCCGGCCGACCGGAACACCTACCGTGTCGCCGTCCGCCACGACCGGCTCAGCCGGGGCGGCTCGGAGTACGTCCACCGGTTCCTCGACGAGGGCCGCACTCTCGACGTGTCGCTACCGCGCAACCACTTCCCCCTGCGGTCCGCACCGGAGTACCTCTTCGTCGCCGGAGGGATCGGCATCACCCCCCTTGTGCCGATGCTGACGGCGGCCGTCGACGCGGGCGCCTCGGCGACGCTGGTGTACGTGGGCAGGTCCGTGACCGCGATGCCGTTCGCCGACGAACTGCGCGCCGCGCACGGCAGCCGGGTGCGCCTGCACATCACCGGCCGACACGGCAGACCCGACTTCACCGCGGAGGCGGCAGCTCTGGGCCCGCGGGCACGGGTGTACTGCTGCGGTCCCGCGTCGATGCTCGACGCGGCCGCGGCGGCGTTCCCCGCACAGCGGCTGCACACCGAGCGCTTCCGGCCGGCCGCCAAGGAGTTCGCGCCCAACAAGCCCTTCGACGTGCACTGCGCCCGGTCGGGACGGACCGTGCAGGTGAGCGCGCAGGAGTCCGTGCTGGACGCGTTGCTCCATGCGGGATTCCGCATACCGTCCGGCTGCCGCGAAGGGGTCTGCGGCAGTTGCGAGATCACGCTCGTCGGCGGAGAGCCCGAGCACCGCGACGACATCGGCGCCCCGCCCGGCCGGATGTATTGCTGCGTCTCACGAGCACGGTCCCGCGACCTCACCGTCGACCTCTGA
- a CDS encoding thioredoxin family protein, with translation MAQRVHRPNEDAEFDFILGMSGVPVLAYFIGTWPKAIEPCRVMDLVVGGIADDYTGRLTAVRADITRCPAATGRYGVTAAPSYVLLKEGEAVAHGTGPMTITEVREFLDGHL, from the coding sequence ATGGCGCAGCGGGTTCACCGACCCAACGAGGACGCGGAGTTCGATTTCATCCTCGGGATGAGTGGGGTCCCGGTCCTCGCGTACTTCATCGGGACATGGCCCAAGGCGATCGAGCCCTGCCGGGTGATGGACCTCGTCGTGGGTGGCATCGCCGACGACTACACGGGCCGCCTGACGGCCGTCCGCGCCGACATCACGCGTTGTCCGGCCGCGACCGGGCGATACGGGGTCACCGCGGCCCCGTCCTACGTCCTGCTGAAGGAGGGAGAGGCGGTGGCGCACGGCACGGGGCCTATGACCATCACCGAGGTACGGGAGTTCCTGGACGGGCACCTCTGA
- a CDS encoding ricin-type beta-trefoil lectin domain protein → MATTIITSLLALGLSAPTGSAAPTDRSANALPPQEPGVTLRVFDMQVPLERLCELKPGQTPNVDKLMPVIDWSSDADFGFSANFVSQTIANLNVPTAGTYTFRLTTDDGSRLLIDDQLVISHDGLHGADPKDGNVVLTAGYHSVRIDHFEKDGGQQVTLAWKPPSATAFTVVPNSVLSTDADVVRVTAPGRKECELAGDSPGDGLPLTGVHPNYTLTNLRPSGFEPQVSAMDWLPDGRLAVTTWGGSENTTGEVYLLSNVTGNTGPDKVTYKKVASGLKEPMGIKYVDGKLYVSQKHELTELNDTNGDEVTDTYRRVATWPYGGNFHEFAFGLLYKDGFFYLNLSVSINYGGATTNPQPAPNRGTTIKVNKATGAVSYVAGGLRTPNGIGWGPDGDIFVTDNQGGWLPSSKLVQVKQDRFFNHYTNPAGPFDSQNVTKPVLWLPQNEIANSPSTPLQLSDGPFAGQMLFGDVTYGGIQRGYLEKVNGEYQGAVFRLTQGLEVGVNRISVGPDGALYIGGLGADGNWGQEGKLKFGLQKLTPSGTGAFDIRQMRAVNGGFALEYTQPISTETAASLAARYKVKQWRYVPRSDYGGPKVDEETLTVQSATVSSDRKTVTLAIPGLKPNRVVHVRSARPFSSADGKQLWSTEAWYTMNQLPGTPSRTGEVKGLSKCLDVDNANTADGTKVQLWTCNSTVAQEWSLLGTGAVRALGKCLDIDNSGTADGTKVQLYTCNGTAAQIWQPQTNGTLRNPQSGKCLDVSGGASADGTAVHLWTCGSQQSQKWVLS, encoded by the coding sequence CTGGCCACGACCATCATCACCTCACTTCTGGCACTCGGGCTGTCCGCCCCCACGGGCTCGGCCGCCCCGACCGACCGTTCCGCCAACGCTCTTCCCCCACAGGAGCCGGGTGTCACCCTGCGTGTCTTCGACATGCAGGTGCCGCTTGAGAGGCTCTGTGAACTCAAGCCCGGCCAGACACCGAACGTCGACAAGCTGATGCCGGTGATCGACTGGTCCTCCGACGCGGACTTCGGCTTCAGCGCCAACTTCGTGTCGCAGACGATCGCCAACCTGAACGTCCCCACCGCCGGGACGTACACCTTCCGGCTCACCACCGACGACGGCTCCCGGCTCCTCATCGACGACCAACTCGTCATCAGCCACGACGGGTTGCACGGCGCCGATCCGAAGGACGGCAACGTTGTCCTGACGGCCGGATACCACTCGGTCCGCATCGACCACTTCGAGAAGGACGGCGGGCAGCAGGTCACCCTCGCCTGGAAGCCGCCCTCCGCCACCGCCTTCACCGTGGTGCCCAACTCGGTGCTCAGCACGGACGCCGACGTCGTCCGGGTCACGGCTCCGGGACGCAAGGAATGTGAACTGGCCGGCGACTCACCGGGCGACGGCCTGCCCCTGACCGGCGTGCACCCGAACTACACCCTGACCAACCTGCGGCCCAGCGGGTTCGAACCGCAGGTCTCCGCCATGGACTGGCTTCCCGACGGCAGGCTCGCCGTGACCACCTGGGGCGGCTCGGAGAACACGACCGGCGAGGTCTACCTGCTGAGCAACGTCACCGGCAACACCGGGCCGGACAAGGTGACGTACAAGAAGGTGGCCTCGGGGCTCAAGGAGCCCATGGGCATCAAGTACGTGGACGGCAAGCTGTACGTGTCGCAGAAGCACGAACTGACCGAACTCAACGACACCAACGGCGACGAGGTGACCGACACCTACCGGCGCGTCGCCACCTGGCCCTATGGTGGCAATTTCCACGAGTTCGCGTTCGGCCTCCTGTACAAGGACGGGTTCTTCTACCTGAACCTGTCCGTGTCCATCAACTACGGCGGGGCGACGACGAATCCGCAGCCCGCTCCGAACCGCGGCACCACGATCAAGGTCAACAAGGCCACGGGGGCCGTCAGTTACGTGGCCGGTGGGCTGCGCACCCCGAACGGCATCGGGTGGGGCCCCGACGGTGACATCTTCGTCACCGACAACCAGGGCGGCTGGCTGCCCTCGTCGAAGCTGGTCCAGGTCAAACAGGACCGCTTCTTCAACCACTACACCAACCCGGCGGGCCCGTTCGACTCGCAGAACGTGACCAAGCCGGTCCTGTGGCTCCCCCAGAACGAGATAGCCAACTCCCCCAGCACTCCACTGCAGTTGAGCGACGGGCCGTTCGCCGGCCAGATGCTGTTCGGCGACGTGACGTACGGCGGCATCCAGCGCGGATACCTGGAGAAGGTCAACGGCGAGTACCAGGGCGCCGTGTTCCGCCTCACCCAGGGCCTGGAGGTCGGGGTCAACCGGATCAGTGTCGGTCCCGACGGCGCCCTCTACATCGGCGGCCTCGGAGCGGACGGCAACTGGGGCCAGGAAGGCAAACTAAAGTTCGGCCTGCAGAAGCTGACACCGTCCGGAACCGGCGCCTTCGACATCCGTCAGATGCGTGCCGTCAACGGCGGCTTCGCTCTTGAGTACACCCAGCCCATCTCGACCGAGACCGCCGCAAGCCTGGCCGCGCGCTACAAGGTCAAGCAGTGGCGTTACGTGCCCCGGTCGGACTACGGCGGTCCCAAGGTCGACGAGGAGACGCTGACCGTCCAGTCGGCCACCGTCTCCAGCGACCGCAAGACGGTCACTCTGGCCATCCCCGGCCTCAAGCCCAACCGCGTGGTCCACGTCCGCTCGGCCCGCCCCTTCAGCTCGGCCGACGGCAAGCAGCTGTGGAGCACCGAGGCCTGGTACACCATGAACCAGCTCCCTGGTACACCGTCCCGCACCGGAGAGGTGAAGGGCCTCAGCAAATGCCTGGACGTGGACAACGCCAACACTGCCGACGGGACCAAGGTCCAGCTGTGGACCTGCAACAGCACCGTGGCCCAGGAGTGGTCCCTGCTCGGCACCGGCGCTGTTCGCGCGCTGGGTAAGTGCCTGGACATCGACAACTCGGGCACGGCCGACGGCACGAAGGTGCAGCTCTACACCTGCAACGGAACCGCGGCCCAGATCTGGCAACCACAGACCAACGGCACACTGCGCAACCCGCAGTCCGGCAAATGCCTGGACGTCTCCGGCGGCGCGTCGGCTGACGGCACTGCGGTCCATTTGTGGACATGTGGCAGCCAGCAGAGCCAGAAGTGGGTCCTTTCATAG
- a CDS encoding zinc-binding dehydrogenase, with product MAGVVGRPRPGQSVLVLGAAGGVGSALCQLAAHAGVTVHGTSSPSRRAQVEALGATWAPNAAAVPAPVAATFDSVGGPSLAQFRRATARTGVVISYGFSFASSSGHPRTVALLRTAVF from the coding sequence GTGGCGGGCGTCGTCGGCCGACCCCGACCGGGGCAGAGTGTCCTCGTGCTCGGAGCGGCCGGTGGGGTCGGGTCGGCGCTGTGTCAGCTCGCCGCCCACGCCGGCGTCACCGTCCATGGCACGTCCAGCCCTTCGCGCCGGGCTCAGGTCGAAGCGCTCGGCGCGACATGGGCGCCGAACGCCGCCGCGGTCCCCGCACCGGTCGCGGCGACGTTCGACTCCGTCGGAGGACCGTCGCTGGCACAGTTCCGCAGAGCGACCGCCCGTACTGGCGTCGTCATCTCCTACGGATTCAGTTTTGCCTCCAGTTCGGGACATCCCCGTACCGTGGCCCTGCTGCGTACCGCCGTCTTCTGA
- a CDS encoding discoidin domain-containing protein — MSHIPPPPVARRRFVQLLGVSAGLAALPLTVGSIAAHAEDRSGGLAGRSGEAPDEVAAVYHRVLLNHTRWSEQQWDQARGYYTDKDFGFAVVLGHAVLLTHGTYDSDRAGVDEQTLRTRTLATIKHFAASNRLTGGTQWGRKLFFDTTFQSYFVLAARLLWNELDAVTRRHVDTIAREQAAYTAALGTGDDPDSGDWTPNGLSGGYQKDTKLEEMGVYAQALAPGAAWAADDPRHADWLAAYGTWSRNEAGLPPADLANPVRVDGVPVTENTARNLYDTFIVENHGSFGPHYQQELWRTSGRNAAHFIAAERPMPQVLTRQPNADLLWRTLLGVMSDAGEPLMPMVADREHLYGRDVIPLAFLAQVGGDRAAARAERSLASRLEAYQAYPPEYRLAKFSGEPKYEPEARAELAISYLLHVWAAKQGRMVRPLSEAELFAQASGVTDFGAGPGLVSHQSSGAWAGAVSKPGFVKFAWQPAHDDWLFKISGATPMFLPAVSGKVESRRVHTYSRVRDGFDGSATVLRLGAEYAGWTTLPSGAVVYATTGVAAGEGHLELHNLTMPGVAGLSGSRTYRFEEGSAKVTAQDARPPVPSPRVDDLTFTRTEVRHLRMSGVRPDPAYGYSLFAFEARDGAAGTDLARGATATASSFDPGKEPALAVDGNVTTRWAVSRAERPRADSWLSVDLGGSHSVDRVSLRWEAAAGRAYVLQGSMDGMEWTDLVSWPVPDVSSRGGWLDVDGRAGLVVRDSKHQLAVYGDTVVLADGPAAPLLVEGLPDASPAALRELAGRAAPHATDGAVRAALTDGHLSLFNLSGRAITTHVAIPQSRSRLTLFEGRQTVSASGSTYEAALAAASASVLAPRLSLRPLSGGRLPEGLRAEVVDASTVRLSGPSCRLQVVGLNAGAVVVVRSGRVTTCTLRDTPAYPLSDLALGRTVFPTSPLPPGMSDPSAAVDGDPGTAWTPGPDGRMVVDLGATQRIRSVRTQWTRGRVPGVRAEVSTDGLTYTPVGRLAGTGRSRYLSTDTDARYVAVVTESGASAGARLVELSLR, encoded by the coding sequence GTGTCCCACATACCCCCTCCTCCGGTCGCCCGACGCCGGTTCGTCCAACTCCTCGGCGTCTCGGCGGGCTTGGCCGCGCTGCCTCTGACGGTGGGATCCATCGCCGCCCATGCCGAGGACCGTTCCGGCGGGCTCGCGGGCCGATCCGGCGAAGCACCGGACGAGGTGGCGGCCGTCTACCATCGCGTCCTGCTGAACCACACCCGCTGGTCCGAGCAGCAATGGGACCAGGCACGCGGGTACTACACCGACAAGGACTTCGGTTTCGCCGTGGTCCTGGGCCATGCGGTCCTCCTCACGCACGGCACGTACGACAGCGACCGCGCCGGCGTCGACGAGCAGACTCTGCGGACCCGGACCCTGGCGACCATCAAGCACTTCGCCGCCTCCAACCGGCTGACCGGCGGCACCCAGTGGGGCCGCAAGCTGTTCTTCGACACGACCTTCCAGTCGTACTTCGTCCTCGCCGCACGACTGCTGTGGAACGAGCTCGACGCAGTGACCCGAAGACACGTCGACACCATCGCGCGCGAACAGGCGGCCTACACGGCCGCGTTGGGCACGGGCGACGACCCGGACTCCGGGGACTGGACCCCCAACGGCCTCTCCGGCGGATACCAGAAGGACACCAAGCTGGAGGAGATGGGCGTGTACGCCCAGGCCCTCGCCCCCGGTGCGGCCTGGGCAGCGGACGACCCCCGGCACGCCGACTGGCTGGCCGCGTACGGCACTTGGTCGCGCAACGAGGCGGGACTGCCCCCGGCGGACCTCGCCAACCCGGTCCGCGTCGACGGTGTGCCCGTCACCGAGAACACGGCCCGCAACCTGTACGACACGTTCATCGTCGAGAACCACGGATCCTTCGGCCCGCACTACCAGCAGGAGCTGTGGCGTACGTCGGGACGCAACGCCGCGCACTTCATCGCCGCCGAGCGCCCGATGCCGCAGGTACTCACCCGGCAGCCGAACGCCGACCTCCTGTGGCGCACCCTCCTCGGCGTGATGAGCGACGCCGGAGAACCGCTGATGCCCATGGTGGCGGACCGCGAGCACCTCTACGGGCGAGACGTCATCCCGCTCGCCTTTCTCGCCCAGGTCGGGGGCGACCGGGCCGCGGCCCGCGCGGAGCGCTCGTTGGCCTCGCGACTGGAGGCGTACCAGGCCTACCCTCCGGAGTACCGGCTGGCGAAGTTCTCGGGCGAACCGAAGTACGAGCCGGAAGCCAGGGCCGAGTTGGCCATCAGCTACCTCCTGCACGTGTGGGCGGCCAAGCAGGGGCGCATGGTCCGCCCGCTGTCCGAGGCCGAGTTGTTCGCGCAGGCTTCCGGGGTCACCGACTTCGGAGCCGGGCCGGGTCTGGTCTCCCACCAGTCGTCCGGAGCCTGGGCCGGCGCCGTCTCCAAGCCGGGCTTCGTGAAGTTCGCCTGGCAACCGGCACACGACGACTGGCTGTTCAAGATCAGCGGAGCCACCCCGATGTTCCTCCCGGCCGTATCGGGCAAGGTCGAAAGCCGCCGAGTGCACACGTACAGCCGGGTCCGCGACGGGTTCGACGGCAGCGCGACCGTGCTGCGGTTGGGCGCGGAGTACGCCGGGTGGACCACTCTGCCCTCCGGCGCCGTCGTCTACGCGACCACGGGCGTCGCCGCCGGCGAGGGTCACCTGGAGTTGCACAACCTCACCATGCCCGGCGTCGCCGGGCTGTCGGGCTCCCGCACATACCGCTTCGAGGAGGGCAGCGCCAAGGTCACGGCGCAGGACGCCCGCCCGCCGGTGCCCTCCCCGCGCGTGGACGACCTCACGTTCACACGGACCGAGGTACGACACCTGCGCATGAGCGGGGTCCGGCCCGATCCGGCGTACGGGTACTCGCTGTTCGCGTTCGAGGCACGCGACGGGGCGGCGGGCACCGACCTCGCCCGGGGCGCGACGGCCACCGCGTCGTCGTTCGACCCCGGCAAGGAGCCGGCCCTGGCGGTGGACGGGAACGTGACGACCCGATGGGCCGTCTCGCGGGCAGAGCGTCCTCGCGCGGACAGTTGGCTCTCCGTCGACCTGGGCGGATCACACTCCGTGGACCGGGTGAGTCTGCGCTGGGAGGCCGCCGCGGGGCGCGCCTACGTTCTGCAAGGGTCCATGGACGGCATGGAGTGGACGGACCTGGTGTCCTGGCCGGTCCCCGACGTGTCGAGCCGAGGTGGCTGGCTCGACGTCGACGGCCGTGCGGGACTCGTGGTCCGGGACTCGAAACACCAACTCGCCGTGTACGGCGACACCGTCGTTCTGGCGGACGGACCGGCCGCACCCCTGCTGGTCGAGGGATTGCCCGACGCCTCCCCCGCCGCCCTGCGTGAACTGGCCGGCCGTGCCGCCCCGCACGCCACGGACGGTGCCGTACGTGCCGCTCTCACGGACGGCCACCTCAGCCTGTTCAACCTCTCCGGCCGGGCGATCACCACGCACGTCGCGATCCCGCAGTCCCGGTCGCGCCTGACGTTGTTCGAAGGTCGGCAGACGGTGAGCGCGTCCGGCAGCACCTACGAGGCCGCACTCGCCGCGGCCTCGGCCTCGGTTCTCGCGCCGCGGCTGTCGCTGCGCCCGCTGTCCGGCGGTCGTCTGCCCGAGGGTCTGCGCGCGGAGGTCGTCGACGCCTCCACGGTCCGGCTCAGCGGGCCGTCCTGCCGCCTACAGGTCGTCGGCCTGAACGCCGGCGCGGTGGTCGTGGTGCGCTCGGGACGGGTCACCACCTGCACGCTGCGGGACACGCCCGCCTATCCGCTCAGCGATCTCGCTCTGGGGCGCACCGTCTTCCCGACATCGCCTCTGCCGCCGGGCATGTCGGACCCCTCCGCGGCCGTGGACGGTGATCCGGGCACGGCATGGACTCCCGGCCCTGACGGTCGGATGGTCGTCGACCTCGGCGCAACGCAACGGATTCGCAGCGTCCGCACGCAGTGGACGAGAGGGCGGGTACCCGGGGTCCGAGCAGAGGTCAGCACCGACGGGCTGACGTACACGCCGGTCGGGCGGCTGGCCGGGACGGGGCGAAGCCGGTATCTGAGCACGGACACCGACGCGCGCTACGTCGCCGTAGTCACCGAATCCGGAGCGAGCGCGGGCGCGCGCCTCGTTGAACTCTCGCTGCGTTGA
- a CDS encoding MSMEG_1061 family FMN-dependent PPOX-type flavoprotein, producing the protein MTLMDTNPQARPRRLSYAAVRARIGEPDDMIKRKVRDRLDRHARRFIAHSPFLAMATSDASGLPDSSPRGDYPGFVKVLDERTLVIPDRPGNQLADSFRNLAENDGIGLMFVIPGMREVLRANGRAYPTDEPDVLARMRIEGKDAELAIVVELTEVFFHCGRALIRSRLWDPASQALAAEMPSIGEIAADQFNLDADPLMLTDMLEDDYRHLY; encoded by the coding sequence ATGACCCTCATGGATACGAACCCACAGGCCCGTCCGCGCCGCCTCTCCTACGCGGCGGTGCGCGCCCGGATCGGCGAACCCGATGACATGATCAAACGCAAGGTCCGTGACCGTCTGGACCGGCATGCGCGCCGGTTCATCGCCCATTCCCCCTTCCTCGCGATGGCCACGTCGGACGCCTCGGGACTGCCGGACAGCTCTCCGCGCGGGGACTACCCGGGATTCGTGAAGGTGCTCGACGAGCGCACGCTCGTCATCCCCGACCGGCCGGGCAACCAACTGGCCGACTCCTTCCGGAATCTCGCAGAAAACGACGGCATCGGTCTGATGTTCGTCATTCCAGGAATGCGCGAGGTGCTGCGTGCCAACGGTCGCGCCTATCCCACCGACGAACCGGACGTGCTGGCCCGGATGCGCATCGAGGGCAAGGACGCCGAGCTGGCGATCGTCGTGGAGTTGACGGAGGTCTTCTTCCACTGCGGCCGCGCGCTGATCCGTTCCCGGCTGTGGGATCCGGCGAGCCAGGCCCTGGCCGCGGAGATGCCGTCGATCGGGGAGATCGCCGCCGACCAGTTCAACCTCGACGCCGATCCGCTGATGCTGACGGACATGCTCGAAGACGACTACCGGCACCTGTACTGA
- a CDS encoding DUF6191 domain-containing protein, with the protein MGFVAFMTLPGLVIVLTALAFLDQLLLRAGRAGLLPWRNSARQGQISATGFEQLHASFSPGKQSELKERRSALILSDDEEDGAPPNRTMVDLEGGTAIVRMPPSGR; encoded by the coding sequence ATGGGATTCGTCGCCTTCATGACCCTGCCCGGGCTGGTCATCGTGCTGACCGCCCTGGCCTTCCTCGACCAGCTGCTGCTGCGCGCAGGCCGAGCTGGGCTACTGCCCTGGCGGAACAGCGCCAGACAGGGACAGATCTCGGCAACCGGCTTCGAGCAGCTTCACGCGAGCTTCTCGCCGGGCAAGCAGAGCGAACTGAAGGAGCGCCGGTCAGCGCTCATTCTGAGCGACGACGAAGAAGACGGAGCACCGCCGAACCGGACCATGGTCGATCTGGAGGGCGGAACGGCGATCGTCCGTATGCCTCCCTCTGGCCGGTAG
- a CDS encoding DedA family protein, translating to MIGWLELAESVITSPWLYAVLIAVSFLDSFLPLIPSEPVVIVAGVYAATGETDIVLVVAATTLGALLGDLVPYVVGRLLGEPVLKRLPPGSKRRKAHDWFARELEARGGFVLVTTRFIPVGRYLATLSTGLVGYPVGKYLMFVAFATATWSAYTALTGYFGGVVFQENTPLAIGVGVGLALVVTGAIEGVRCLRRRRTAV from the coding sequence ATGATCGGCTGGCTCGAACTGGCCGAATCGGTCATCACCTCACCGTGGTTGTACGCGGTGCTCATCGCGGTCTCCTTCCTCGACTCCTTCCTCCCGTTGATCCCGAGCGAACCCGTCGTGATCGTGGCGGGCGTCTACGCCGCCACCGGAGAAACCGACATCGTGCTCGTCGTGGCCGCCACGACGCTCGGCGCCCTCCTGGGCGACCTCGTTCCCTATGTGGTGGGACGGCTGTTGGGCGAACCCGTACTCAAGCGCCTGCCACCCGGCTCCAAGCGCCGCAAAGCCCACGACTGGTTCGCCCGCGAACTCGAAGCCCGCGGCGGCTTCGTGCTGGTGACCACACGGTTCATCCCGGTGGGACGCTACTTGGCCACCCTCTCCACCGGCCTCGTCGGCTACCCGGTGGGCAAGTATCTGATGTTCGTCGCCTTCGCCACCGCCACCTGGAGCGCCTACACCGCGCTCACCGGCTATTTCGGCGGCGTCGTGTTCCAGGAGAACACGCCACTGGCCATCGGCGTCGGTGTGGGACTGGCGCTTGTGGTGACCGGCGCCATCGAAGGCGTCCGCTGCCTTCGCCGCCGCAGGACCGCCGTCTGA
- a CDS encoding EF-Tu/IF-2/RF-3 family GTPase: protein MSVEDVFCLRQGRMVMLTGRIERGRVRKGDEVEIVGLGSGATARVVAIDASHVRIDEAGVDMNVGVLLRGVAADGVERGHVLATPGSISAHACFAADMTLLSEEQGGADVVSGDHLRFYTRSAAVWGTVTLHGVDVVRPLHRAEVTVTLEEPVALEEAQPFAFRQRGSAAGSGTVTRLLR, encoded by the coding sequence ATGTCTGTCGAGGATGTCTTCTGCCTGCGACAGGGCAGGATGGTCATGCTGACGGGCCGGATCGAGCGCGGGCGGGTACGCAAGGGTGACGAGGTGGAGATCGTCGGCCTGGGGAGCGGCGCGACCGCCCGTGTGGTGGCCATCGACGCGAGTCACGTACGTATTGACGAGGCCGGTGTGGACATGAACGTGGGGGTGCTGCTGCGTGGCGTAGCGGCGGATGGGGTGGAGCGGGGCCACGTGCTTGCGACTCCGGGCTCGATCAGCGCCCACGCCTGCTTCGCTGCGGACATGACGCTGCTGTCCGAGGAACAGGGCGGTGCGGATGTAGTGTCCGGCGATCACCTTCGCTTCTACACCCGCAGCGCGGCAGTGTGGGGCACTGTCACGCTTCATGGGGTGGATGTGGTGCGGCCCCTTCACAGGGCCGAAGTGACAGTCACCCTCGAAGAACCCGTTGCCCTGGAGGAAGCGCAGCCTTTCGCATTCCGTCAGCGCGGTAGTGCTGCTGGATCCGGCACCGTGACTCGACTCCTGCGCTGA
- a CDS encoding contact-dependent growth inhibition system immunity protein, with translation MTQRVGRARSLEEIEHDRWPSPVDATRLIATVHALRRRPIGELTAEDMRLLIGQDVGLACLLPLALEVLRDDPMAEGDMYEGDLLSAVLTRSPAVWKEWPELGRDLVVIVSELTDLPPPLMQEAARFLAR, from the coding sequence GTGACTCAACGTGTAGGCCGGGCCCGCTCTCTGGAGGAGATCGAGCACGACCGTTGGCCGTCCCCGGTCGACGCAACTCGCCTTATTGCGACGGTGCATGCCCTACGGCGCCGGCCGATCGGCGAGCTGACGGCCGAGGACATGCGTCTGCTGATCGGGCAGGACGTGGGACTTGCCTGCCTTCTGCCGCTCGCGCTGGAGGTGCTGCGGGACGACCCGATGGCTGAAGGCGACATGTACGAGGGCGATCTGCTGTCCGCCGTTCTGACCAGAAGTCCGGCAGTCTGGAAGGAGTGGCCCGAACTCGGTCGGGATCTGGTCGTCATCGTCTCGGAACTGACCGACCTGCCGCCGCCCTTGATGCAGGAGGCCGCGAGGTTCCTGGCTCGGTAG